From a single Vitis vinifera cultivar Pinot Noir 40024 chromosome 18, ASM3070453v1 genomic region:
- the LOC100266052 gene encoding metal transporter Nramp6.2 — protein sequence MGSLEHQVGNTGSKRIAALDTPPPPSRSHAAHHLDLDDQKPGWRKFLAFVGPGFLVSLAYLDPGNLETDLQAGANHGFELLWVVLIGLIFALIIQSLAANLGVSTGKHLSELCKAEYPIIVKYCLWLLAEIAVIAADIPEVIGTAFALNILFKVPVWAGVLFTGFSTLLLLGLQRYGVRKLELLIAVLVFIMAGCFFGEMSYVKPPATGVLKGMFIPKLKGQGATGDAIALLGALVMPHNLFLHSALVLSRKVPNSVRGINEACRYFLIESGLALFVAFLINVAVVSVSGTVCSADNLSQENLDQCNDLNLNSASFLLKNVLGGSSKVVYAIALFASGQSSTITGTYAGQFIMQGFLDIKMRKWLRNLMTRSIAITPSLIVSIIGGSAGAGRLIIIASMILSFELPFALIPLLKFSSSNTKMGPHKNSIYIIVISWILGFGIIGINIYYLSTSFVGWLLHNNLPKVGNVFIGIIVFPLMAIYILSVIYLTTRKDTVVTFIEPEKNDPNVQNHMENGFDQTDGVFELGHVPYREDLADIPLPK from the exons atgggaagcCTGGAGCATCAAGTGGGTAACACAGGAAGCAAACGGATTGCTGCCTTGGACACCCCACCACCTCCATCACGCAGTCATGCTGCTCATCATCTTGATTTAGATGAccag AAACCCGGGTGGAGAAAGTTTCTGGCCTTTGTTGGCCCTGGTTTTCTTGTCTCATTGGCGTATCTCGACCCTGGAAACT TGGAAACTGATCTGCAAGCAGGAGCTAATCATGGGTTTGAG CTACTATGGGTGGTGCTCATAGGATTGATTTTCGCTCTCATAATCCAATCCCTCGCTGCAAATCTCGGTGTAAGCACAG GGAAGCATCTTTCAGAGCTCTGCAAGGCCGAATACCCCATAATTGTCAAGTATTGCCTGTGGTTATTAGCTGAGATTGCTGTCATTGCTGCCGATATTCCCGAAG TGATAGGGACAGCCTTTGCACTGAATATACTTTTCAAGGTCCCCGTGTGGGCTGGGGTTCTCTTCACTGGCTTCAGCACTCTCCTGCTTCTTGGCCTGCAAAGATATGGG GTGAGGAAGTTAGAATTGTTGATAGCAGTGCTGGTATTCATAATGGCTGGTTGTTTCTTTGGAGAAATGAGTTATGTGAAGCCTCCAGCCACAGGTGTTTTAAAGGGCATGTTCATTCCCAAGCTCAAAGGCCAGGGTGCCACCGGTGATGCCATTGCCCTCTTGGGTGCTCTTGTTATGCC CCATAATCTCTTCCTCCATTCTGCACTTGTACTTTCTAGGAAGGTGCCCAACTCAGTCCGTGGCATCAAT GAGGCATGTCGATATTTCTTGATAGAGAGTGGATTGGCATTATTCGTAGCATTTTTAATCAATGTTGCAGTTGTTTCCGTGTCGGGTACTGTTTGTTCTGCTGACAATCTTTCACAAGAAAACTTGGATCAGTGCAATGATCTTAATCTTAATTCTGCTTCTTTCCTCCTCAAG AATGTGTTGGGAGGGTCAAGCAAGGTGGTCTATGCCATTGCACTGTTTGCCTCAGGCCAAAGTTCCACCATCACAGGCACTTATGCTGGACAATTTATCATGCAG GGTTTCTTGGATATTAAAATGAGGAAATGGCTGAGGAACCTGATGACTAGAAGCATTGCCATTACACCTAGTCTCATTGTCTCCATTATTGGTGGATCTGCTGGTGCCGGCCGACTCATTATCATTGCATCA ATGATTCTCTCATTTGAACTTCCATTTGCGCTGATCCCACTCCTGAAATTTAGTAGCAGTAACACCAAGATGGGCCCTCATAAGAATTCAATATAC ATCATAGTAATTTCGTGGATCCTGGGATTCGGAATCATCGGCATCAATATTTATTACCTATCCACCAGCTTCGTAGGTTGGCTGCTTCACAATAATCTCCCCAAGGTGGGAAATGTGTTCATTGGGATCATAGTATTTCCCCTCATGGCTATATATATCCTCTCAGTCATCTATCTCACCACCCGGAAAGACACTGTGGTGACATTCATCGAACCAGAAAAGAATGATCCGAATGTCCAAAATCATATGGAAAATGGGTTCGACCAGACTGATGGAGTGTTCGAATTAGGCCATGTTCCATATAGGGAGGATCTTGCTGACATCCCATTACCAAAGTAA
- the LOC100248879 gene encoding metal transporter Nramp6.1 isoform X1 codes for MGSLQESSDSGRSCCDAHRLDLNHQKPGWRNFLAFVGPGFLVSLAYLDPGNLETDLQAGSNHGYELLWVVLIGLIFALVIQSLAANLGVITGKHLSELCRAEYPKYVKYCLWLLAEIAVIAADIPEVIGTAFALNILFKVPVWAGVLFTGLSTLLLLGLQRYGVRKLEMLIAGLVFIMAGCFFAEMSYVKPPASRVIKGMLIPKLKGSTATTDAIALFGALVMPHNLFLHSALVLSRKVPNSVRGVNEACRYFLIESGMALMVAFCINVAVVSVSGTICSVNNLSRENMDQCSDLNLNSASFLLKNVLGGSSKVVYAIALFASGQSSTITGTYAGQYIMQGFLNLKMKRWLRNLMTRCIAITPSLIVSIISGSAGAGRLIIIASMILSFELPFALIPLLKFSSSSTKMGPHKNSIYVIVFSWILGFGLMGINIYYLATGFVNWLLHNDLPKVGNVFIGIIVFPLMAVYVLAVLYLTFRKDTVVTFIEAEKDEHSARTHVEKKLEAEKYDQSARTHVEKKLDNSNHTFELSHLHREDLIDIHLPN; via the exons ATGGGAAGCCTGCAGGAATCGAGTGATTCAGGAAGATCATGCTGTGATGCTCATCGTCTTGATTTAAATCACCAG AAACCCGGATGGAGAAACTTTCTGGCGTTCGTTGGCCCTGGTTTTCTCGTCTCATTGGCTTATCTCGACCCAGGAAATT TGGAAACTGATCTACAGGCAGGATCCAATCATGGATACGAG CTGCTGTGGGTGGTGCTCATCGGATTGATATTCGCCCTCGTAATCCAATCACTTGCCGCAAATTTGGGTGTGATCACAG GAAAACATCTTTCAGAGCTATGCAGGGCAGAGTACCCAAAATATGTCAAGTATTGTTTATGGTTGTTAGCTGAGATTGCCGTCATTGCCGCAGATATTCCTGAAG TGATAGGGACAGCCTTTGCATTGAATATACTTTTCAAAGTACCAGTATGGGCTGGAGTGCTCTTCACAGGTTTGAGCACCCTCTTGCTTCTTGGCCTCCAGAGATACGGG GTGAGGAAGTTGGAGATGTTGATAGCAGGGCTGGTATTCATAATGGCAGGGTGCTTCTTTGCCGAAATGAGTTATGTGAAGCCTCCGGCTTCAAGGGTGATAAAGGGCATGTTAATCCCCAAACTCAAAGGTTCGACCGCCACCACTGATGCCATTGCGCTTTTCGGTGCTCTCGTCATGCC TCACAACCTCTTTCTCCATTCTGCCCTTGTACTCTCTAGAAAGGTGCCCAATTCAGTCCGTGGCGTCAAT GAAGCATGTCGATATTTCTTGATAGAGAGTGGAATGGCATTGATGGTAGCATTTTGTATCAATGTTGCAGTTGTTTCTGTGTCAGGCACTATTTGCTCTGTAAACAATCTTTCAAGAGAAAACATGGATCAATGCAGTGATCTCAATCTTAATTCTGCTTCTTTTCTTCTCAAg AATGTGTTGGGAGGGTCAAGCAAGGTGGTCTATGCTATTGCATTGTTTGCCTCAGGCCAAAGTTCCACCATCACAGGCACTTATGCTGGACAATATATCATGCAG GGTTTCTTGAATCTTAAGATGAAGAGATGGCTAAGGAACCTAATGACTAGGTGCATTGCCATTACACCTAGCCTCATTGTCTCCATTATTAGTGGATCTGCTGGGGCTGGCCGACTCATTATCATTGCATCA aTGATACTGTCATTTGAACTTCCATTTGCTCTAATCCCACTCCTGAAATTCAGTAGCAGTAGCACCAAGATGGGCCCTCACAAGAATTCAATATAT GTTATAGTGTTCTCATGGATATTGGGATTTGGACTGATGGGCATCAACATTTACTACTTAGCCACAGGCTTTGTGAATTGGCTACTCCATAATGATCTTCCCAAGGTGGGAAATGTGTTTATTGGGATCATAGTGTTTCCTCTCATGGCAGTCTATGTCCTTGCAGTCCTCTATCTCACCTTTCGAAAAGACACTGTGGTGACCTTCATTGAAGCAGAGAAGGATGAGCACAGTGCCCGAACCCATGTGGAAAAAAAACTTGAAGCAGAGAAGTATGATCAGAGTGCCCGAACCCATGTGGAAAAAAAGCTTGACAATTCCAATCATACGTTTGAATTAAGCCATCTACACAGAGAGGATCTTATCGACATCCATCTACCAAATTAA
- the LOC100248879 gene encoding metal transporter Nramp6.1 isoform X2 yields the protein MGSLQESSDSGRSCCDAHRLDLNHQKPGWRNFLAFVGPGFLVSLAYLDPGNLETDLQAGSNHGYELLWVVLIGLIFALVIQSLAANLGKHLSELCRAEYPKYVKYCLWLLAEIAVIAADIPEVIGTAFALNILFKVPVWAGVLFTGLSTLLLLGLQRYGVRKLEMLIAGLVFIMAGCFFAEMSYVKPPASRVIKGMLIPKLKGSTATTDAIALFGALVMPHNLFLHSALVLSRKVPNSVRGVNEACRYFLIESGMALMVAFCINVAVVSVSGTICSVNNLSRENMDQCSDLNLNSASFLLKNVLGGSSKVVYAIALFASGQSSTITGTYAGQYIMQGFLNLKMKRWLRNLMTRCIAITPSLIVSIISGSAGAGRLIIIASMILSFELPFALIPLLKFSSSSTKMGPHKNSIYVIVFSWILGFGLMGINIYYLATGFVNWLLHNDLPKVGNVFIGIIVFPLMAVYVLAVLYLTFRKDTVVTFIEAEKDEHSARTHVEKKLEAEKYDQSARTHVEKKLDNSNHTFELSHLHREDLIDIHLPN from the exons ATGGGAAGCCTGCAGGAATCGAGTGATTCAGGAAGATCATGCTGTGATGCTCATCGTCTTGATTTAAATCACCAG AAACCCGGATGGAGAAACTTTCTGGCGTTCGTTGGCCCTGGTTTTCTCGTCTCATTGGCTTATCTCGACCCAGGAAATT TGGAAACTGATCTACAGGCAGGATCCAATCATGGATACGAG CTGCTGTGGGTGGTGCTCATCGGATTGATATTCGCCCTCGTAATCCAATCACTTGCCGCAAATTTGG GAAAACATCTTTCAGAGCTATGCAGGGCAGAGTACCCAAAATATGTCAAGTATTGTTTATGGTTGTTAGCTGAGATTGCCGTCATTGCCGCAGATATTCCTGAAG TGATAGGGACAGCCTTTGCATTGAATATACTTTTCAAAGTACCAGTATGGGCTGGAGTGCTCTTCACAGGTTTGAGCACCCTCTTGCTTCTTGGCCTCCAGAGATACGGG GTGAGGAAGTTGGAGATGTTGATAGCAGGGCTGGTATTCATAATGGCAGGGTGCTTCTTTGCCGAAATGAGTTATGTGAAGCCTCCGGCTTCAAGGGTGATAAAGGGCATGTTAATCCCCAAACTCAAAGGTTCGACCGCCACCACTGATGCCATTGCGCTTTTCGGTGCTCTCGTCATGCC TCACAACCTCTTTCTCCATTCTGCCCTTGTACTCTCTAGAAAGGTGCCCAATTCAGTCCGTGGCGTCAAT GAAGCATGTCGATATTTCTTGATAGAGAGTGGAATGGCATTGATGGTAGCATTTTGTATCAATGTTGCAGTTGTTTCTGTGTCAGGCACTATTTGCTCTGTAAACAATCTTTCAAGAGAAAACATGGATCAATGCAGTGATCTCAATCTTAATTCTGCTTCTTTTCTTCTCAAg AATGTGTTGGGAGGGTCAAGCAAGGTGGTCTATGCTATTGCATTGTTTGCCTCAGGCCAAAGTTCCACCATCACAGGCACTTATGCTGGACAATATATCATGCAG GGTTTCTTGAATCTTAAGATGAAGAGATGGCTAAGGAACCTAATGACTAGGTGCATTGCCATTACACCTAGCCTCATTGTCTCCATTATTAGTGGATCTGCTGGGGCTGGCCGACTCATTATCATTGCATCA aTGATACTGTCATTTGAACTTCCATTTGCTCTAATCCCACTCCTGAAATTCAGTAGCAGTAGCACCAAGATGGGCCCTCACAAGAATTCAATATAT GTTATAGTGTTCTCATGGATATTGGGATTTGGACTGATGGGCATCAACATTTACTACTTAGCCACAGGCTTTGTGAATTGGCTACTCCATAATGATCTTCCCAAGGTGGGAAATGTGTTTATTGGGATCATAGTGTTTCCTCTCATGGCAGTCTATGTCCTTGCAGTCCTCTATCTCACCTTTCGAAAAGACACTGTGGTGACCTTCATTGAAGCAGAGAAGGATGAGCACAGTGCCCGAACCCATGTGGAAAAAAAACTTGAAGCAGAGAAGTATGATCAGAGTGCCCGAACCCATGTGGAAAAAAAGCTTGACAATTCCAATCATACGTTTGAATTAAGCCATCTACACAGAGAGGATCTTATCGACATCCATCTACCAAATTAA
- the LOC100248879 gene encoding metal transporter Nramp6.1 isoform X3, which produces MGSLQESSDSGRSCCDAHRLDLNHQKPGWRNFLAFVGPGFLVSLAYLDPGNLETDLQAGSNHGYELLWVVLIGLIFALVIQSLAANLGVITGKHLSELCRAEYPKYVKYCLWLLAEIAVIAADIPEVIGTAFALNILFKVPVWAGVLFTGLSTLLLLGLQRYGVRKLEMLIAGLVFIMAGCFFAEMSYVKPPASRVIKGMLIPKLKGSTATTDAIALFGALVMPHNLFLHSALVLSRKVPNSVRGVNNVLGGSSKVVYAIALFASGQSSTITGTYAGQYIMQGFLNLKMKRWLRNLMTRCIAITPSLIVSIISGSAGAGRLIIIASMILSFELPFALIPLLKFSSSSTKMGPHKNSIYVIVFSWILGFGLMGINIYYLATGFVNWLLHNDLPKVGNVFIGIIVFPLMAVYVLAVLYLTFRKDTVVTFIEAEKDEHSARTHVEKKLEAEKYDQSARTHVEKKLDNSNHTFELSHLHREDLIDIHLPN; this is translated from the exons ATGGGAAGCCTGCAGGAATCGAGTGATTCAGGAAGATCATGCTGTGATGCTCATCGTCTTGATTTAAATCACCAG AAACCCGGATGGAGAAACTTTCTGGCGTTCGTTGGCCCTGGTTTTCTCGTCTCATTGGCTTATCTCGACCCAGGAAATT TGGAAACTGATCTACAGGCAGGATCCAATCATGGATACGAG CTGCTGTGGGTGGTGCTCATCGGATTGATATTCGCCCTCGTAATCCAATCACTTGCCGCAAATTTGGGTGTGATCACAG GAAAACATCTTTCAGAGCTATGCAGGGCAGAGTACCCAAAATATGTCAAGTATTGTTTATGGTTGTTAGCTGAGATTGCCGTCATTGCCGCAGATATTCCTGAAG TGATAGGGACAGCCTTTGCATTGAATATACTTTTCAAAGTACCAGTATGGGCTGGAGTGCTCTTCACAGGTTTGAGCACCCTCTTGCTTCTTGGCCTCCAGAGATACGGG GTGAGGAAGTTGGAGATGTTGATAGCAGGGCTGGTATTCATAATGGCAGGGTGCTTCTTTGCCGAAATGAGTTATGTGAAGCCTCCGGCTTCAAGGGTGATAAAGGGCATGTTAATCCCCAAACTCAAAGGTTCGACCGCCACCACTGATGCCATTGCGCTTTTCGGTGCTCTCGTCATGCC TCACAACCTCTTTCTCCATTCTGCCCTTGTACTCTCTAGAAAGGTGCCCAATTCAGTCCGTGGCGTCAAT AATGTGTTGGGAGGGTCAAGCAAGGTGGTCTATGCTATTGCATTGTTTGCCTCAGGCCAAAGTTCCACCATCACAGGCACTTATGCTGGACAATATATCATGCAG GGTTTCTTGAATCTTAAGATGAAGAGATGGCTAAGGAACCTAATGACTAGGTGCATTGCCATTACACCTAGCCTCATTGTCTCCATTATTAGTGGATCTGCTGGGGCTGGCCGACTCATTATCATTGCATCA aTGATACTGTCATTTGAACTTCCATTTGCTCTAATCCCACTCCTGAAATTCAGTAGCAGTAGCACCAAGATGGGCCCTCACAAGAATTCAATATAT GTTATAGTGTTCTCATGGATATTGGGATTTGGACTGATGGGCATCAACATTTACTACTTAGCCACAGGCTTTGTGAATTGGCTACTCCATAATGATCTTCCCAAGGTGGGAAATGTGTTTATTGGGATCATAGTGTTTCCTCTCATGGCAGTCTATGTCCTTGCAGTCCTCTATCTCACCTTTCGAAAAGACACTGTGGTGACCTTCATTGAAGCAGAGAAGGATGAGCACAGTGCCCGAACCCATGTGGAAAAAAAACTTGAAGCAGAGAAGTATGATCAGAGTGCCCGAACCCATGTGGAAAAAAAGCTTGACAATTCCAATCATACGTTTGAATTAAGCCATCTACACAGAGAGGATCTTATCGACATCCATCTACCAAATTAA